TATCTGACTCACTTATTATTCCATCCCTTCAATCAATGGGTTTGCCTTTATTTTGTTTGTCTTTATCAATGTTATTACACAATCTCCTTTATTTTAATAGAGATGTACATAATAACTTCTTTGCCTTGGAAtttcatattatatttataactatCTAAAATTTTCACCTATCCAAACACATTTATCTCGCACACACAGAAAGTTATAACTCGTAGAGAGACTGATACAGCACACCCAGAAAATAGAACTCACAGAGAGACTCAAATAGAAACTCGTGCAGAaaagtaaagaacacaagaacATCAAATTGgttacccagttcggtgataaaacacctacgtctggggggtcATGCCCAGGATAAATCATCCACTAGTGATAATAAgatatacaaaggacttacacgcgaaGACTCGATCTTCCTAACCTCTATATCTTCCCAAACCTCCAAAAACGTGAATAACTGAGAGCAAATTAACAACTCACTCCCTAAGCTTGAATGTTACACATTCAACGCTCAAACCAACAATTAAACTTACTCCAACAGGGCGGAGCAAGGAATCAAAGTAATAAACCAACCCATAATGCTTACAAGATGAAATAAGCAACAAACTAGAACACACTTACATATAGTGTATGCTCTGAACAAAGGATACAAAAATACTCTCAATAATGCAGTAGAGTAGCACGAAAAACAGCAGCAAAAATGAATCCTCTTCATCTTCAATATATAGCCAAACCCCAGAAGATGTTTAGAAGAAGTAGGACTCTTAGGGGTAGACTTGCAGATCAGATTAGGGTTCACGGAAACCCTAGGAAGAAAGACTCCAATGCAATCTGGAGATCCGATGGATAAAAATCCGTAGGAAGGCTCAAGTAAATCTCCAACCATATCTTCAAATCATGTAAGTATAAGTTGCGAAGGGGCCAGAAACATGTAACATCGGAAGCAACTCATGAAGGAACAAGTAGAACTCGTGAAGACACTCATGCTAGTCTACACAATGGCAACAATACttaggggccgtttgatttgcagtttaggattaaaattatcttgagaaattagtgtggatttatattatttcatgggtgtttgatatcatggctacttaatcctatattgtgtttgatatccataggattatgttggattatattatctaataccaaaactatcctcatataattttaaaaatatcatgtgtgtccaccattacttgggcatttgcatcgatatgcgtgaggaagggtagcaaaatttttatccaacttcgcagTATTAAAGTTATCTGAGGGGGAGgccggattattagtatgggttattcccacaaaatagcatgtagaagtaggattaagtaggagttgaccacattaataaaacataatatcaaacatcacactaacctgtattaatttaatttatctcacctataaacccatatcaaacaggcccttagagtataaaaatactctaACACTATCATTAACACACGCCATGCATATCGTACCACCATGTACACCGTTATTCGAATACTAACACGATATGAGAAACACATGATTCTCACACCGATTAAACACACCACACACCATACATAAATTGCCAAAACAAAATATCTATTAGatatgtcaatcgggccaacccaccgAATTTCGGGATAACCCTATCGGATTATCGGGTTATTCATGAGCGGGCTAATCAGGTTGAAAATTCGGGTTAGAAATTTTCAACCTTAACACTAAACGTTCGGGGTTTGGGTTAGGCCGTCGGGCTAGTCGAGCtcgaaaatttatttaaaaaaaattaactaatatatttatcttgacaatattatatttgtaatgaATAAATACACGCATAAATAAGTAACATTTGAACATCAacttacataataactaatatgcaactcttagagatataaaaatacaaattttaattaaataattatcattttttaattgttacatctaaattttatgttaagtattgaaTTAAATATACATAGAAGTTAAATAATGAGTATAAATTTCTGATATTGAAGAAAAATACATTTCACATACttttggaaaaaatatataattatactaattttcataagcAAAGTAATGAAGTCCCTCACGCCTAAACCTTGCCGCAATGTCGTCGCCCAGGCCCCTCATCGCTGTGGCCCAGACCCAAGGCTCTTAGTCGTTCTTGCCTAGGTCTCAGCCGACCCGCGACGTCGTCGCCCAAGCTCTAGGCTCGTAGAATCGTAGTCGTCGTTGCCCAGGCCCCAGCCTCGCCGTTGCCCACGCTCTGAGACCCACCATCGCCCAGCCGCCCTGTTCTACCGTCGCCTAGCCTTCGAGGCTCCAGCCTAACTAAAGCATCGGCAAGCCTGCTGTTTTGGAAGATTCTTTTGATAgaaatatgattattttttttaattttttttggtatATGCTTTGTTGATTTGCTGAATTAATTTGCTATTTGCTGACGTAACATATTCTTGAGAAATATGAGTCAGTTTGTTGTTTCCTTGAATTATTTGCTAATTTGCTCGATAGAAATATGAGGTAGTGTCTAATTTGTGCATATTCTTGATAAATACGAGGTAGTTAAGCTGACTCCctaaattaatttgatttttgctGAATTGAATGAGATAGTGCTGAATATGTGCATATTTTTTAGAAATATGAGGTAGTGGCTGAattttgttcatatttttgtagaTGGCAAaattaagttctaaagacaagAATCCACAAACAAGTGGACCTGTAGAGCATATAGTTGAGACAACTGATGAATCAACAACTAACACAAACAAAGGGACTATAAAGCAGCGGTCGGATGTATGGTCTCGCTTCTCCATGGAAGTAGAGagatgaagattgaagactttGAACACTTTGAACAACTTGAACACTTTGCCTTTTATTTTGTTGTGAACTTGTAGTTATGTTGATTATTTTGTTGTGAACTTATAATTGTGTGGATTATTTTGTTGTGAACTTGTAGTTGTGtggattttattttttggtgCACATAATATCTTTTAGGTATGCATTTGTGGATTTGTGGTTAACTTGTGTTGTGGAGGTGTGGTTTTTCACTTTTTTGTGAATTTGGCCTATTTTTTTAGCTACCAGGAACAAGTTTtagataattaaaaaatgaaatggtTTATGCTAAATCGAACCGAAAATTTacgattcggttcggtttggttcggttttgacaAATGAAACGGTTTGGTTTGGCTTCAATATTTAAGGGCGTTTCGAGTTCGATTTTTTCTGTTTGGTTGGGTTTGAACCTGAACCGCCCGAATGTTCAACCCTACATATCACCCAAAAGAGTAGATAAGTATCACCAAAAATTAGCTCAAGGTATAAGCTAATAACCATATCAACGACCTCAGCTGTTAGCCTAACCACCTTTGTAACAACATTGTGACTTAGTCTCTTAAGACTTATCTATTTCTACCCAATCCCTGAACTTGCAGTCATAGACCTCCacactttaattaataattataatttgtttCTAAATATAAgaaatcaaattgaaaaaaatgaaaaaaaaaattggaaacaaGGTAATAACATATACACATGAAACACTAAAAATAGTATAGATAATTTTATACAAAGAAAATCTCGATCGACGTGAGCATAGCTTATGGGATGAAAGGCTCATCCCATAACACAAGGCTCGCTAAAGAACCTTTTTTTTTCAGTGTTAAATTGATTTAATTGTacatgttgggaaccttgtggaatatcttaatccttgttttgatgataccaaaatccataagtcttaattgtaatagactagaacagttttgaactcaagtgttagagttcgtttctagtttagcttgcggttctgaagactgaaaactgaaggacgaaggattgaagactgaagactgaagataccaactgaagtatcagttgaagaatcagttcggaactgattacttaatgcgtgccgcgtggactgatactaaagtcaagtatcagttaaacttTCTTcccggactgaacttccaacgttcaaaggaagccacgtactcacaaaagtatagccgcattaaatgcagagatctcaggatctccttatctctgcagaggtcattcctatttggtggctactttatcagagacgtcacatctcctgaccttcaagagagtcgtttccaccaaacaaggaacctcgaaaaTTGAAGTCTcggcccaaattcgaaatgctctccaacggaagaaatcttgaagacgttctccgccaacggatctattcaagacctctccaataaatagcgctcgaggatcaacttcaatcttcaccgattcaacgacataagctgaagctctgccaaaatcgctactcagcctaaagcttaacctccccaaagcttgaatcaaagaagagaattccaaagccaaaatcagtcactactgattacagtTGAcaaccgttcaaacctcctttcaagaagaaagagtagagtgtttgagtgattcagagttcaggaaggtactctgactctgagaagtcttagcgcgggttgtgctaagagcgagaaatccgacacgagtgaagtgtgggtactgaagaagtggtttcttcagtggtacggttgtgtgcacccggcaagcacacggtttggtttgcagtgcacctgttaagcacttgcggagtaaattgttggtctgatcaaccgaccgtggatgtaggaaaggatttttcgaaccacgtaaaagtctctgtgttatttacagctttcagttttacattcttacttatgttgtttcaattgataaactgaatactgaataactgcaaagagaaacctaagactaacaacgtgctcaaccgaggctattacgaaactaagtttatttccgctgcgtatgatatcagtctgactgatctatcttctgatagtcaggaagagtgttatcatctctgttttagcaaactcgactgaagcccttacgtgcatcagttaagttccagtaacttaactaaTAACTCCTTACtaaagagttttcagtatcagtcgtcaactctgtttggtcaaaactcctttcagttaacaggtgtcacAGTTTgagtgtaaagtttcgttttgatctctatcttgagatccctcagtttgaggaaagaaaaaatagcaaataggtgtattccccccccccccatacacctattcgagaccctccggacctaacagtaCACATCAacaaaccaaaattttttgaTAAGCAAGAAGAAATCTTTTTCTTTATAAGATATAATTGATCGTTGATTAATGAAAAAGGTGAAAAACCGCAGTGCAGTTAACAATGAAAGAAAAAGAACGAAAGTAGTGAAAAAAGATGAGGTTAGAAGCAAACAAACATACATGAAAGTCACTTGTGGCATGCTCAACATAACAACACCCAACAGTCATTGATTGAGGAGATTGAATAATAAGTGAGTCAGATGAGGGCCACTGAGACTGTCATTGTAGTGGAGAGTTGTTCCTAcctccaattaaaataaaacactGCAAATATATCTCCTCATTCAGACATCTCTAAGAAAATTTATTATTGCGGGTAAAAAGCTGATTAAATAACTGGCGCTATTTTCCTGTGTCTTTGCCTATTTGCTAATCGTACACCGATACAACGTTCCTATACCACAAAACTTTTTCAAAGtctttttacttttaatttttgaatgGAAGTTGTAGATGTTGTTTATTGAGAATGAAGACGACTACCGACTTGCAAATTACGCATACTGTTTTATGATTATTGTTGTAAATTCTCTACATTATGTTGACCCATTTCAAGATGTTTATCCATTTAAAAAGGCCTAATCAATGGTCATCGTTGAATATTTAACCACTCGCAGCAACTTTTATTGCGAATGTAATCATATTATGGTGAAATCCATTATAATGAACCCCAATTCTCcctaaaaaaaacttaaaatgtcaccttgaattcaccaatctcaacaaaaatataaagaatCTCTACAAGCATGATCATATTGGGCTCAACTGTGCCCGACCTGGCAAAGGTTTTTGCTGAATTAATTCCATTTTAGTCCcttataatatactccctccctccgtCCTGTAAAAGTGCTCATAATTGttagtggcacgagttttaataaatgatAGGTGAATGTGTTATTAGTGGAAAAAGGGATCCACTTATTTAGTGAAAGAAGtggtccaaaaataaaaatacactcTTGTAGGACGtaccaaaataacaaaaaatgcactcttatgggacggatgaagtactaCCTCCATCCACACGAAGATTATGCTCTTCTAGATTCATGTAGAAATTTCTACAAGAATGTGGTATACTCTTCATGGATGGAGGAActagtatttttatttcttttctgtaTATATTGATATAATATTTTACAAGTTACAATAACTAGtataagctcaatagctaaatatAATGAAATTTGACATGTGAGCAAGAAATCTAGTGGGAACTCGCAAGTTAACAAAACAGCATAAATGCTGCATGccaaagaaagagagagaaaaaaaaaaaaaaaaaacagtggGTTGTTGCTTAGATATCTCtgaaataagttattatatcCATAAGTCACACCCCATTCGGCAATGGAAATGGTTATAGCCTCAATGGctaatgaataagacaatacCTTGCACTTAATAAACATATGGAAGTATCCTCCACGGAACCGCTTTCTTGTATTCTGCCCAAATGTCTTTATATTTCTGCGTGCACCGCGTTtcatctcttctctctctccatatTAGCAGTATGAAAAGGTATGTGGGATAAAAATATGGAACTGGAGAACTGCATAGACATTGTGTAGGCATTATTTCCAGCTTTCTTATCAAGGGGAAAAAGCATACAGGGTTACCTCATCCCACAAGGTAAACTGAAGGACAGAGCTACCAACAAGTCCCCAAGATAATTACTGTGCCTCGCGATGCCCCTGAATAAGGGAGAGCATGACGAATTTTATACGATGAAGCATCATATTCAAGGTGAAAATTGTTGTCATCTGAAAATTGAGCTTCATTAATACGGTTGGTTAGATAATGCTTCCAGTAACCTGACTTTAGCATAGTATTTGTTGTGATTTCCATCTAAGAATGCTACAGATACAACACTGAACTAACTTCGATAGGATTCAAACTCTCAGGCTATAAAACCATCCGCAATGTTTTCATTTGTCTCAACTATCTTAATGGGCTTGAGATGCGCAAGGATTTAACAAGGGGTGTAAAGGGCACTAGATGTCCGTAAGGATTGAAATGTGTCAATTCATTATATTTCATAAACTTGTTGGAGATCAAGGAACACCAAAAGTTCCAAACAACAAAGAAGAACATACCAATAACCAGAAGCAAGCAGCTTCCCCCCAATGACCTTTGGAGGTCTTCCCCAAATTAGTGCTTTGGGATTCTTTTTGAACACATGTTTCTGCTTATTAGCTCCTCTAAAGACCAGATACCTTCCCAAAAATTCGCAAAAcaagaaaatagataaataatttgGCCTGAAGCACCAACAAGATTGTAAACATACTACTACACAGCTGCAATACAAGAAGCTATGTCTGAAATGAAAAATGTTACCCCATAAAAAAGACGAGACAGTTTGCAATAATAGCAGCAGTTGTCATCTCCACTTTATTCCTTAGAAGCCACCAACCCTTTCAAACAcagggaaataaataaatagccacattttcatttttatttaaaataatataaaaaaagttGCTCGAAAGTATTTATATACAAAAcataaaatttcaataaaataagtTGCAATGCATTTACAAAAAACTATTCTAATTGTAAATAAACCACACTGTGAGGTCAGTTTTGGTGCATGCTTCTCAgaaagtaaaacaaaaacaaagaaaacgagTAGAACACACTAACTGCAGCAATATACCATCTTAATGTAGTTGAATTTGAGCAAACAAAAATCAGATATTTTGAGATAGTGTTCTAGTAATATTATGAGGAAATAGGAATACCATGGGAATAGATCAACTTTTCTTATTGTAAAGTATAATGACTATCCTGTTGCATAAATAGAGTAAAGGCACAAAACAAATAAGTGAAAATACTTAGTCATATAGCATAGACAATATTGGCATTTCTAGAAAATTGGAGGTGTATAGACAATAGATAACTATATAAAACTAAGATGCAAAATATGAAGTTATTCATAGGAACACATTCCAAAACCAGTTTCTATTGTGAGCCAAAAGTATGTAGTCTGAGAAAGGGGTATTTGTCTTTGTATTACCAATATGCATCAGTCCCAAACTAACAATGTCTCTACTCTAAAGTCTCTAGAAACTCAAAAAATTACATAAAGATAACTTATTAGAAATGTGGCCTAATTAAAAGGATGTTAACATAGCTTAGATGATTCGGAAGAATTGGTAAAACCATTACATATCTTTAGCAAAAAGCATTTGTTGTATACCTGGATACTGAATGTGAATGGTATCCAGACTATATCGCCAAACACCAGCATGAACCCCAGTCTCTCAGCAATTATGTCCCATCTGAGAAGATGCCAACAATCGAGGTTAGATCAACAAATTTGTCAAATTTGAATGAAATTGCTAATAACTGACTAGAGGATAGAGAACATTTAAACTTAGATAGTGACGGAAGAACTTTAGTTGTAATTAGCCTATTAGAGGATAAAAACTCAGTAATGAGAAAATCACATCCAATGAAAATATCTCTTGTAAGTACtaagtacaacaaaaatacaagTTAATAAGCCAGATCAGTGGAAATCACAAACACTAGCAAGAACAAAGTCATCTACTTACGTGGAGGTCATATACTCTTCGTGTACAAAGTAATCCATAATGTATATCTGCATTAGAATGGAACAATGATAGGGATGTTAGCCACCCAGCTTAgaagaaaattccaaaaaagGGAGAAACAAAGATGAAGTAAACTAGAGAAGAAATCTTCAAAAAGCAAAACAACTTACAGTATCAACTTACCACACAAAATAGCTGGTAAAGAATCATAGATTGGCTTAAATTGCTTTCTTGAATGCATTTTACAAGAACAGAGAGATTTATAAGAAGCCATCCCAGCATACCAGCTCTAACAAAGTAGAATCTGTGGAAGAGATTGTTATATTAGGATGAGATGTTATAGTTTAGATAAGTTTGTTATTTATAACAGTTCATGCAATTTAGCCTTGTAATAATTTTCTACGGTTCATAAAATGAGCATTGCCATGTCACTAAGTAAGTGCAGTTTAAAGATAAGTATACAACTAAGCcttttaaagatcacaataaaaTATCAAACATTATTTACTGAGTGATTTTTGAGGATTTGTAATCTCAAGGCAGCTAAGTTTCTCGGTTAGAAATGTACTTGAGGTCAAGTCCCATGAATTGAGGATTCAGCTGTATCCCAAACCACCTGTCAGATGACGTTCTACAGATTAGAACTTGATGTGCACTTGATGATTGATCATTTTCCAACAGTTGGGAAAAATTTAAACCAACATGAAAATAATGTGTCTCTAATTGTACAAAGttcatatatataatcattATTACTTCTTTTTGCATAATTTTCTTTATGAATTACTTATTACTAGACATATAGGCATATAATAATTCTGTTCATGGTTCAAAACCAATGCATTTAGACATGCCAATTGGAACAGATGtacattattttataatccaAAGAAGCACATATTAACATTAACAATTATCTAAACCATATGCATGTTTACAAGCAATATGAAAAAGTATATACATTGTTTGGCATTCACAGAAGGAACCAACAAGCAAATATGTCATAGGAGAAAATATGTGTCAAGATATCCCTAGTAAAATGCTACATTTGTTACCAGTCCTCAATTAGGTTTCCTGTGGTGTGAGGCTTGAAAGAAGAACTTTGATCACGGGATCTGCAGCCAACCATGTAGAGAAGATTTGTTACCTGGAACAGGCACATGATAcagaaaatttaagaaaatcgaatAGCTACAACAAGGTGATACCAACGAGTTGTAGTTGATGGTCGTAAAGGATGCAAGGGAACCCTTAATGATAAATCTACAAAAGTTGGCATTGCTGCATAGTTGCATGCATATGCATATTTGATGCACAGTTGTAAAATCAAGCAACCAGTCATGTAAATGTGGTTAGATGGAGCAAGATGTTGAAAAATGCTCTACGACAGTAGTACTTGCATTTGAATGCA
The genomic region above belongs to Salvia miltiorrhiza cultivar Shanhuang (shh) chromosome 5, IMPLAD_Smil_shh, whole genome shotgun sequence and contains:
- the LOC131026302 gene encoding delta(14)-sterol reductase-like isoform X1, yielding MDLSLLLLAFTPSWTSVAMLLGYVTYLAIVGSILPGKVVPGVTLSDGTRLHYRCNGLLLLFLLVFLLGIGGWMDLLSPTAIADRGLELLSATLVFSVLVTNLLYMVGCRSRDQSSSFKPHTTGNLIEDWWFGIQLNPQFMGLDLKFYFVRAGMLGWLLINLSVLVKCIQESNLSQSMILYQLFCVIYIMDYFVHEEYMTSTWDIIAERLGFMLVFGDIVWIPFTFSIQGWWLLRNKVEMTTAAIIANCLVFFMGYLVFRGANKQKHVFKKNPKALIWGRPPKVIGGKLLASGYWGIARHSNYLGDLLVALSFSLPCGMSSPVPYFYPTYLFILLIWRERRDETRCTQKYKDIWAEYKKAVPWRILPYVY
- the LOC131026302 gene encoding delta(14)-sterol reductase-like isoform X2; this encodes MDLSLLLLAFTPSWTSVAMLLGYVTYLAIVGSILPGKVVPGVTLSDGTRLHYRCNGLLLLFLLVFLLGIGGWMDLLSPTVTNLLYMVGCRSRDQSSSFKPHTTGNLIEDWWFGIQLNPQFMGLDLKFYFVRAGMLGWLLINLSVLVKCIQESNLSQSMILYQLFCVIYIMDYFVHEEYMTSTWDIIAERLGFMLVFGDIVWIPFTFSIQGWWLLRNKVEMTTAAIIANCLVFFMGYLVFRGANKQKHVFKKNPKALIWGRPPKVIGGKLLASGYWGIARHSNYLGDLLVALSFSLPCGMSSPVPYFYPTYLFILLIWRERRDETRCTQKYKDIWAEYKKAVPWRILPYVY